ATATTGGCGCGCAGTTCGGAAACTATGCTGTCGCCCGAACAAAAGGCAAATCGGACAGGTGTTGTCGTTTCACTTGGTGCCGTGGTGGCCGGCGCGTTTTGCGGATTTTCGCACATACTATTGCGTGATGTATCCTGCGTTGGATTCACAACAACAACCATCCGGTGTTTGGGGCGCAGGGTAGGGTGCGTATCATTGCTGTCTGTGTTTGCCATTTCGGCCCTGGCCGTTTCCGGGGTGATGAACTGTAACTGCGGGGCAAAACCGCGCCCGGAAAACAGTTTGGCCCAGCTTTCATCATCAATGCCCGTTTGCCCGTCATGGACTTCCATCACCATCACATTTGAGGGGGCTGCATAACGTTTGAAGCCTTCAACATTTGTTGTGTCGTAAAACGGGGCTTCGATGGTGTTGCCGCTGCATGCCGCCAAAAGGGGGGCGGCAATGCCAAGAACGGCAATCAAAAGGGAATATTTGCGGGCTTTGGCGGACATGGAAGGCGGGCTCCTGTGGGGTATCCCGATAAGGGGCGGGGTATCAAACGGTTGCGACGACTTGATACAATTTCGGGATCGGAGGGTTACAGATGGCGCATAAACTGCTGATCATCAGAACATAGTCCGAAGGATCACAAAATGTCAGTGTCTTCGCAAAATTTGTCGCAAGCAGCCTTTGAACAGGCACCCAATGAAGGGTCAAATCGCCCGATCTGGCTGGTCCCGGCATTGCACTGGATGATGGCAGCGTTAATCATTACGGCCTTTATCATTGGCAAAAACATGGAAGACCTGCCGCGTGATCAGCGCCTTTCGGTGTTGGGATGGCATATTCTGGTGGGGTTATCGGTATTGGGGCTGTTTTTGCCGCGCATTATCGCCGTTATTGCCAATTCGCGTATCGCGACAGCGAAAACCGGCAGAGTGCAGGATAAAGCCAATTTTGCCGCCTGGATCATGCAGGGCATTCTTTATGTGTTGATGCTGGCAATACCGCTGACCGGGTTAACGGCAATGACGACGATTGGTCGCAATTTCCCGGTTCTTGGCCTGTTTTCCTTGCCAAATTTCGCCAATAATCACCAATTGCACGAGGTGATGGAAGGTATTCATGGCACGATGGCAACGGTGATGATTATTCTGGCGGGCCTGCATGGGGTGGCAGCACTTTGGCATCATTTCGTGCTGAAAGACGATGTTTTACGCCGTTATTTGCCAGGCAAAGGATAACCCCTGATCACGCGGGTCAAAACCGTGCAATTCGCAGCAAAGCGGCCGGGTTTGGTTAGAAAACCGACCGGCCGATTGCTTCGATCAGCATTTCAAGGGCGGCAATGCCCGCAGCCGAATTACCGCGGGCATCCAGCCGTGGTGACCACACACAAACCGAAAATTCCCCCGGAATAACGCCGATAATGGCACCACCAACCCCGCTTTTGGCCGGGATACCTACGGAAAAGGCGAAATCGCCAACGCCGTCATACATGCCGCATGTCAGCATCAGGGCATTAATGCGCCTGGTTTCGGCGGGGGATAAAACCATATTGCCGTCAATGCCAATGCCTTGATTGGCGAGAAACAGGGTCGCACGGGCCATTTCCCGTGCGCTCATGGCAATTGCGCATTGCTTGAAATAGGTGCGCACAACTGCCTCGACCGGGTTATCGAGCTTTTCAAAGCTTTTCATCAGATAGGCAATGGCGCGGTTGCGGTTGCCATGCTGGTCTTCGGATAAATACACATCATTATCGGCGCGAATATCGGGATTGCCGCTTAACCGGCCTAAAAATTCGGCCACGGATCGGTCCGGGTTGGCAAAGCGCG
The window above is part of the Thalassospira marina genome. Proteins encoded here:
- a CDS encoding cytochrome b, with translation MSVSSQNLSQAAFEQAPNEGSNRPIWLVPALHWMMAALIITAFIIGKNMEDLPRDQRLSVLGWHILVGLSVLGLFLPRIIAVIANSRIATAKTGRVQDKANFAAWIMQGILYVLMLAIPLTGLTAMTTIGRNFPVLGLFSLPNFANNHQLHEVMEGIHGTMATVMIILAGLHGVAALWHHFVLKDDVLRRYLPGKG
- a CDS encoding glutaminase, whose product is MPADYASILADIAERVKQRDFQTARNADYIPALAAVPGDRFAMVIRDVNGAEYSTGDADIPFSIQSVSKVFALVLALRSCGEELWQAVRREPSGSAFNSLILLEQEEGIPRNPFINAGAIRVCDMISSRFANPDRSVAEFLGRLSGNPDIRADNDVYLSEDQHGNRNRAIAYLMKSFEKLDNPVEAVVRTYFKQCAIAMSAREMARATLFLANQGIGIDGNMVLSPAETRRINALMLTCGMYDGVGDFAFSVGIPAKSGVGGAIIGVIPGEFSVCVWSPRLDARGNSAAGIAALEMLIEAIGRSVF